From [Chlorobium] sp. 445, the proteins below share one genomic window:
- the rimO gene encoding 30S ribosomal protein S12 methylthiotransferase RimO, producing the protein MKTKLPKLHVLTLGCSKNTVDSEMLLAQAQANDFILTSEAHKADVLVINTCGFIEAAKQESIDHILAGVALKKSGRLKKLLVMGCLSERYRSELEREIPEVDRYFGVLDFDGKTLSDILIELGGHLKAELLGERALSTPSHFAYLKISEGCDNPCSFCAIPLMRGAHRSKPIPALLSEATRLYEQGVKELILIAQDLTYYGLDLYGERKLDELLKRLSDIGFCWIRLLYAYPAKFPKEILPVICERENICKYLDMPIQHANDDVLKSMRRGITKRRLIELIEEIRAEVPNICLRTTFIFGYPNETEAIFEEALEFIAEMKFDRLGCFSYSHEENTAAFALPDNVPSREKKRRVERAMALQEKISLKKNESLIGSTMRVLIDRIEHGVAIGRTEFDAPEVDNEVIINSAHPDFSTKALRVGEFYDVEITDAEAFDLFGTVLCKS; encoded by the coding sequence ATGAAAACAAAATTGCCTAAACTTCATGTACTTACCTTAGGGTGCTCTAAAAACACTGTCGATTCCGAAATGCTGCTGGCACAAGCGCAGGCTAATGACTTTATCCTTACCTCTGAGGCTCACAAAGCCGATGTGCTGGTCATTAACACTTGTGGATTTATTGAAGCCGCCAAGCAAGAATCTATTGACCACATCTTAGCCGGTGTGGCACTCAAAAAGTCTGGTCGACTTAAAAAATTGCTTGTGATGGGTTGCCTTTCGGAACGCTATCGCTCAGAGCTTGAGCGTGAAATTCCCGAAGTGGATCGCTACTTCGGAGTCTTAGATTTTGATGGTAAAACCCTTTCAGATATTCTCATTGAACTTGGAGGGCATCTTAAAGCAGAACTCTTAGGCGAGCGTGCTCTTTCTACGCCATCACATTTTGCATACCTAAAAATTTCAGAAGGGTGCGATAATCCTTGCTCATTCTGTGCTATTCCGCTGATGCGTGGCGCTCATCGCTCTAAGCCTATCCCTGCCCTTCTTAGCGAAGCCACACGGCTCTATGAACAGGGCGTCAAAGAACTTATTCTCATCGCACAAGATCTTACATACTACGGTCTTGACCTTTATGGTGAGCGCAAGTTAGATGAACTACTCAAACGACTCTCTGATATTGGATTCTGTTGGATTCGCTTACTTTATGCTTATCCTGCAAAGTTCCCAAAAGAGATTTTGCCTGTTATCTGCGAGCGCGAAAATATCTGCAAATATCTTGATATGCCGATTCAGCATGCCAATGATGACGTGTTGAAATCCATGCGCCGCGGTATCACGAAGCGCCGTCTTATTGAACTCATTGAAGAGATTCGTGCCGAAGTACCCAACATTTGCTTGCGCACCACCTTCATTTTTGGTTATCCAAATGAAACCGAAGCAATTTTTGAAGAAGCCCTTGAGTTTATTGCCGAGATGAAATTCGACCGCTTAGGCTGCTTTTCTTACTCGCATGAAGAAAACACAGCTGCATTTGCATTACCTGACAATGTTCCTTCCCGAGAGAAAAAGCGCCGTGTAGAGCGTGCCATGGCACTGCAAGAAAAAATTTCGCTAAAGAAAAACGAATCGCTTATCGGCTCTACCATGCGCGTCTTGATTGACCGCATTGAGCACGGCGTTGCTATTGGACGTACTGAATTCGATGCCCCCGAAGTTGATAACGAAGTCATCATTAACTCTGCTCATCCTGACTTTTCTACAAAAGCACTTCGTGTCGGTGAGTTTTACGATGTTGAAATCACTGATGCTGAAGCCTTTGACTTATTTGGCACCGTTCTTTGCAAATCTTAA
- a CDS encoding glutathione peroxidase, translated as MLRTFLFVLLWTFAAPAPSIYDFTVKTIDGKEKSLSDYQGKVVLIVNVASECGYTPQYAELEKLYQKYRDKGFVILAFPSNDYGGQEPGSNADIKKFCTTTYGVTFELFEKIPTKGEKKHPLYAYLTSQATPSGEIGWNFEKFLISRDGRIVGRFKSGVNPMSADLTKAIEAELAKK; from the coding sequence ATGCTTCGCACCTTTCTCTTTGTGCTGCTCTGGACTTTTGCTGCACCTGCTCCATCGATTTATGACTTTACCGTCAAAACAATTGATGGTAAGGAGAAATCACTTTCGGATTATCAAGGCAAAGTGGTTTTAATTGTCAATGTCGCTTCCGAATGTGGCTATACGCCTCAGTATGCTGAGCTCGAGAAACTCTATCAGAAATACCGTGATAAAGGATTTGTGATTTTAGCTTTCCCTTCTAACGATTATGGCGGACAAGAGCCGGGTAGCAATGCAGATATCAAAAAGTTTTGCACTACAACCTACGGTGTTACCTTCGAGCTTTTTGAGAAAATTCCCACAAAAGGTGAAAAGAAGCACCCGCTCTATGCGTATCTGACCAGCCAAGCGACACCTTCTGGTGAAATTGGTTGGAATTTTGAGAAGTTTCTTATCTCACGCGATGGCAGAATTGTCGGGCGTTTCAAAAGTGGTGTAAATCCCATGAGTGCTGACTTAACAAAAGCTATTGAAGCAGAACTAGCAAAGAAATAG
- a CDS encoding peptidylprolyl isomerase: MRYYLTISLFLLFAFSQLNCGGKKIETLNIIDEVVGTGAVAEPGKKLTVHYTGMLTNGKVFDSSRLPGRVAFEFVLGTGMVIPGWDEGLKGMRVGGKRRLEIPPHLGYGSEPAGEIPPNSALIFDIELLSVE, from the coding sequence ATGCGTTACTACCTGACCATTTCTCTTTTTTTGCTCTTTGCTTTTAGCCAACTCAATTGTGGTGGCAAAAAAATTGAAACCCTGAACATTATTGATGAAGTCGTCGGCACAGGCGCTGTAGCAGAGCCGGGCAAAAAACTTACGGTGCACTACACGGGTATGCTGACGAACGGCAAGGTATTTGATTCATCTCGCTTGCCGGGAAGAGTGGCATTTGAATTTGTCTTAGGCACTGGAATGGTCATTCCGGGGTGGGATGAGGGCTTGAAAGGCATGCGTGTTGGCGGCAAGCGTCGGCTTGAAATTCCGCCGCACTTAGGCTATGGCAGTGAGCCTGCAGGCGAGATTCCACCAAATAGCGCCTTGATTTTTGATATAGAATTGCTTAGCGTGGAATAG